TAAGATGATCCAGCACATATAAATCGAGCATTTCCCCAGCTGCAACCAGTTTTTTGGTTATGCTCAAATCCTCAGCACTTGGCTTCAGATTTCCAGAGGGGTGGTTATGGACCAGGATAATATATGCAGCATTATGCTCCAATGCGGTTTTAAAAATGATCTTTGGATCGGCTACTGTGCCTGCCATCCCCCCTTTGCTGACCAGCTGTTTGCCGATTACATAATGGGCCTGGTTTAGCATCAGGATCCAGAACTCTTCGTGATTCAGGTCTGCAAAAACAGGGAGCAGCATTTTATAGACATCCATTGATGTGGTAATTTTCATGGCCTCTTCGCCAGCTGTTTCCTTTCTGCGCCTGCCCAGTTCGAGGGCTGCCACAATACTGATTGCCTTTGCTTCGCCTATCCCTCTGAACCTGGAGAGGTCTTTTACTGATAACTTACCCAGTGCATCCAGATCATTCTTACAGGAAGCGAGTATACGCTTACTCAAGTCTACAGCGGTTTCGTTCTTATTTCCCGAACCTATCAGGACAGCGATCAGTTCAGCATCTGTAAGGTGCCTCCTTCCGTTAAGCAAAAGTTTTTCTCGGGGCCTGTCGGCCTCAGCCCATAGCTTAATGCCCAATTTTTCCTGGTAAACCTTCATAGCATAAATTCATTGAAACAAAAAAAGGGATATGCTATGCATATCCCTTTTACAATATTGTAAAGCTATGTTTATTTTAAGCCATTCACAAATTTAGTCAGCTTAGATTTATTGTTAGCCGCTTTGTTTTTGTGTATAACATTCTTTTTGGCCAAACGATCCAGCATAGAAACTACTTTAGGAAGTAATTCCAATCCAGTTTTTTTATCTTCTGCAGCACGCAATCTTTTGATAAACGTACGCGTTGTTTTTGCCTGGTACCTGTTACGTAAACGTTTAGCAGCGTTTGCTCTGATTCTCTTTAGTGAAGACTTATGATTTGCCATTTCTTATTGTTAATATTTTTATTTTAGCGCTACCGCTCTTTTATTGTTCTAATTTTCGGACTGCAAATATAGAATTAATGTTTTTAAATTACAAAAGCATTATGCAAATTATTTTTTATAACCTACTTTTAGCTCATGGTTAAACGGATTGTTGCAAATATTCATACTGAGGACATTAACAGGGCCGAAGCCTTTTACAAAACTGTACTGGGCCTGGAAATCCTGATGGATCATGGCTGGATTGCCACTTATGGAATTGAAAATCAAAAAATGAATACCCAGATCAGTTTTGCTTCAGAAGGTGGTTCCGGGACACCAACCCCGGACCTGTCAATTGAAGTGGACGATTTTGAAGAAACATTAAACCGCACAAAAGCGGCCGGATTTCTAATTGAATATGGCCCGGCAGTTGAACCATGGGGTGTAAAAAGATTTTATACCCGGGACCCATTTGGCAAGCTGCTGAACATCCTCTGCCATATTTAGATTTCGGGACAAATAAAAAGCGACAGGTTTTACCTGCCGCTTTTGCTCCCCTGTCGCTTATCCCTCTGTGTTTTATTTTATTGCTGTAAGCTGTGCTGCAACCAGTCCCAGCTCCATGTCTGCCTGTGGCCGTTTGGTGCTTAGACTTAAAAGCCCATCCAGTTGCACATTTTTTGCATTCGTCGCAACAGCAGTATGCTGATCGGTTACCCCGCTCATTTTCAAACGGGCATCTTCACGTACATTGGTATACAAACTACCCGCAATGGCATTTACTTTTGCAGAAGCACTCTGGCTCAAAATCACCTGGAGGCACTTCACGTCAAATTTGTTGCTGGTTACCACCTGGGCATTCCCGGCTGCTTCTATTCTTTGCAGATCTTTTACAGAGACCCGGATGACCACACAACCTATTTCTGTGGAGTTAATATATAAGGTATTGCCTTTTCCCATCACCGATGTGAAAGCAGGATTAAAATCCTCCTCCACAAACACGCCTTCTTTATCGCTCTGGGTTAAGAAGACCTTAACGTTTCCGCTAACCCATATTTTATTGAATCCTGTAGCTGGCACCGCTAACTGAATTGTATTTACTGCCAGGGCTTTAACTGATGATGATGCTAAAAGTACTACTGCCAGTACTGTTGCAAATAATGTTTTTGTAAGGGTTTTCATAATCTTATGTTTTAAAATTGTTGTCTTATTTGTTTGTAGATAAGACGCCTTCAATTTCAAAACGTTGCAGCCCTTTTTTCAGCAATATACCAGCTCAGCCATAGCCACGACCAACACCCTAAACTTCTCGACCAATTCAGGTCGTTTTCGACGAACGCCTACTTAAATCTTCTGCCAACAACGTCCCAGTCTACCACATTCCACCAGTTGGCAATATAATCTGCACGTTTATTCTGGTATTTTAAGTAGTAGGCATGCTCCCATACATCCAATCCAAGCAATGGTGTACCTTTTACTTCGGCATTGTCAAATAAAGGATTGTCCTGATTGGCGGTAGAACTGATCTTTAAGGTACCATTGTCATTTACCAGCCATGCCCAGCCCGAACCGAACCGCGCTGCAGCCGCAGCAGAAAATTGCTCTTTAAACTTATCCAAAGAGCCAAAGGTCCGCTCAATTGCAGCTTTTAGCTTGCCCTGAGGACCGGCTGAAGTTCCCGGCTTCAAGGTTTCAAAAAAGAAGTTATGGTTCCATGCACCGCCCCCATTGTTACGGGCCTTGGCCGAAAGCCTGGAAGCATTGTTAAAAAAATCCTTTTCTGTAGCATAAGTTATACTTTCGGCAGCGATAGCATCGTTTACATTCTTGATGTACGCGGTATGGTGTTTGGTATAATGAATTTCCATAGTCAGCGCATCTATATTAGGCTCAAATGCATTGTAAGGAAATTTTAAGGGCAGCTGAGTAAACTTTAAGGCCACAGCATCTGCGTTTTCTGTGCCGGCAACAGCAGCCAGTGGCGAGGCCATAGCTACAGCCAGTGATGCGGTTAATGTATTTTTAATAAAATCTCTGCGGGTGTTTGTTTCCATGATCAGGAGTATTTACGGGATTAAAAGAATAATGATGCAATACTAAATCATTGCGCTATTATAACTAACGATATACCTAAATTGTTGCTGAGTGTGACTATATTTTTACAAAAATTTTATCTTTGACCTCTATATGAAGAAACGCATTGCCATATTTGCATCAGGATCAGGATCAAACGCCCAGAAATTAATGGAGCATTTTAAAAGAAGTACCGAAGTAGAGATTGCTTTGGTATTGACGAATAACCCTGATGCATATGTTCTACAACGTGCAGACAATTTTGAAATTCCCTCCCACATTTTTGACAAAAAGGAATTCTACCATAGCGACAGCATTATTGACATGCTCAAGAACCTGGAAATTGACCTGATTGTACTGGCAGGCTTCTTATGGCTTATCCCTAAAAAACTCATCGCCGAATATCCGGGCCGTATTATCAATATCCACCCCGCAATTTTGCCTAAATTTGGTGGCAAAGGCATGTATGGCGACCATGTACACCTGGCCGTGATGGAAGCAAAAGAACCTGAAGGCGGCATTACGATTCACTATGTAAATGAAAACTACGATGAGGGTGAATACATTTACCAGGCCAGGTACCGCATCGATAAGTCGGACAACCTGGAGATGATCAAATTTAAAGGTCAGCAACTGGAACACCTGCACTATCCGCGTGTTGTGGAAAGCATCATAAAAAAAATTAAAAAATAACTTACCTGGGCATGCTGTTAATCCAGTCCCGGATCAGCTGAATACCTTCTCTATGGGGCAGAGTCCTGGCCAGTTCAGGCATAGCCGTTCCGGGCTCAGTACTGTTCATCCGGTAGGCCAGGATAGAATGTGCTGCATCGCCCGGAATAATATCATAGTCTAAGCCCCCAGCGCCCCCACCGGCAGAAACCGGCACCTTTCTTATCCCCAGATGATTTGGATTGTTTTGTTCATATTCCAGGAACAACCCGGTGTTGTAGGCATCCCCTCCGCGGGTATGGCAATGCGCACAATTTACGTCCAGATAAGCCCTTGCACGCTGTTCCAGGCTAAAGCGTTTCGCATCCGCCCAGTTCGGCAATTGTGCCAAGCCGGTATCTGGCAAGCCTTTTAATACACCTTTCGCAGCCCAGGAGCTAAGCTGGTTCAGCTGGTGCCCTGCAAGCGTTATGTTCAGGTTCCTGATTTTTGGCCCTATGGGGATCAGCTGGTCATCTTTGATATGGCAGCGCTTGCAATCATTGGTATTGGGTACCTGATAATTGGTGAACAGCTTATTCCCTTCATTATCCAGGAGGGTGACGGGAATTTTGGCCCCTGTAATGTGCCTTATTGCATCTGTCTGCTCCTTTTTCCAGAGGTAATTCATCACTCTCCAGCTTTTACTTGCCGGATCTTTAACCAGGAGCCGGGTCTCAATCATGATCTTTTCATGTTTTACATTGGTGTAGGCGAAATTTTTGATGATGATGGTCGAGTCAGGGAAATCGGGCAGTCCGTCATCTTTATAGCGCATCACTGCCCCTTTGGGCAATACAATAAAGCGGTCTTTAAGCGCATAGTCTGTAAACAGCGGAGTACTGATGTCATAAGGCAAAAGCCCCTCCACAGGCTGAAGCAATTTAAGCGGTCCCTTAAAGAAACCATAGTCGGATAGCTGCTCTTTAAATTCAAAGACATTGTGCTGAACAGCAGTATTGCTTTTATTTTTGCAGCCCCCGCCACTAATTAACGACAGCGAAACGCTGAAAAGAAAGATAAATCCTAAAATGAAAGTATTGCGCATCAGAAAAATTTTATTTACATGTAAAAGGGACCATATTGGTGTTGGGCTTCCAGTTTTCAGGTTTGCCGATGTGGAGAAAATCGGCGTTGACAAAAACATTTTCTCCGGCCTGCCTGATACAGATGTTATCGGGATTGGCAGCATTAC
The sequence above is a segment of the Pedobacter africanus genome. Coding sequences within it:
- the rpsT gene encoding 30S ribosomal protein S20 gives rise to the protein MANHKSSLKRIRANAAKRLRNRYQAKTTRTFIKRLRAAEDKKTGLELLPKVVSMLDRLAKKNVIHKNKAANNKSKLTKFVNGLK
- a CDS encoding superoxide dismutase, producing the protein METNTRRDFIKNTLTASLAVAMASPLAAVAGTENADAVALKFTQLPLKFPYNAFEPNIDALTMEIHYTKHHTAYIKNVNDAIAAESITYATEKDFFNNASRLSAKARNNGGGAWNHNFFFETLKPGTSAGPQGKLKAAIERTFGSLDKFKEQFSAAAAARFGSGWAWLVNDNGTLKISSTANQDNPLFDNAEVKGTPLLGLDVWEHAYYLKYQNKRADYIANWWNVVDWDVVGRRFK
- the radC gene encoding RadC family protein: MKVYQEKLGIKLWAEADRPREKLLLNGRRHLTDAELIAVLIGSGNKNETAVDLSKRILASCKNDLDALGKLSVKDLSRFRGIGEAKAISIVAALELGRRRKETAGEEAMKITTSMDVYKMLLPVFADLNHEEFWILMLNQAHYVIGKQLVSKGGMAGTVADPKIIFKTALEHNAAYIILVHNHPSGNLKPSAEDLSITKKLVAAGEMLDLYVLDHLIVTNKLFFSFGDEGLI
- the purN gene encoding phosphoribosylglycinamide formyltransferase, whose translation is MKKRIAIFASGSGSNAQKLMEHFKRSTEVEIALVLTNNPDAYVLQRADNFEIPSHIFDKKEFYHSDSIIDMLKNLEIDLIVLAGFLWLIPKKLIAEYPGRIINIHPAILPKFGGKGMYGDHVHLAVMEAKEPEGGITIHYVNENYDEGEYIYQARYRIDKSDNLEMIKFKGQQLEHLHYPRVVESIIKKIKK
- a CDS encoding SO2930 family diheme c-type cytochrome, which produces MRNTFILGFIFLFSVSLSLISGGGCKNKSNTAVQHNVFEFKEQLSDYGFFKGPLKLLQPVEGLLPYDISTPLFTDYALKDRFIVLPKGAVMRYKDDGLPDFPDSTIIIKNFAYTNVKHEKIMIETRLLVKDPASKSWRVMNYLWKKEQTDAIRHITGAKIPVTLLDNEGNKLFTNYQVPNTNDCKRCHIKDDQLIPIGPKIRNLNITLAGHQLNQLSSWAAKGVLKGLPDTGLAQLPNWADAKRFSLEQRARAYLDVNCAHCHTRGGDAYNTGLFLEYEQNNPNHLGIRKVPVSAGGGAGGLDYDIIPGDAAHSILAYRMNSTEPGTAMPELARTLPHREGIQLIRDWINSMPR
- a CDS encoding VOC family protein, with product MVKRIVANIHTEDINRAEAFYKTVLGLEILMDHGWIATYGIENQKMNTQISFASEGGSGTPTPDLSIEVDDFEETLNRTKAAGFLIEYGPAVEPWGVKRFYTRDPFGKLLNILCHI
- a CDS encoding GIN domain-containing protein, with protein sequence MKTLTKTLFATVLAVVLLASSSVKALAVNTIQLAVPATGFNKIWVSGNVKVFLTQSDKEGVFVEEDFNPAFTSVMGKGNTLYINSTEIGCVVIRVSVKDLQRIEAAGNAQVVTSNKFDVKCLQVILSQSASAKVNAIAGSLYTNVREDARLKMSGVTDQHTAVATNAKNVQLDGLLSLSTKRPQADMELGLVAAQLTAIK